In Planktothrix tepida PCC 9214, one genomic interval encodes:
- a CDS encoding CHAT domain-containing protein, producing the protein MKLQHLGLTTLFTLLTTLTLTEHPSLFFWESLQIGNGVFAQTVTEQKAEADRLLDQGVQQFESSQHQAAIQSWEMALKIYHEIGDRKGEGNTLNSLGWTLFKLGNLPEAEKHLFASLEVKESLRQNIKDDINKVSLSETQRSTYNTLQQVLIAQNKINQALEVSERGRGRALAELLAKRITPDSSQFSPVVSLAQLQKIAKQEKATIVEYSWVGDTFSIEGKQQTQESELYIWVIKPTGEIEFRRSDLKPLWQQQNTSLGRLIFAARCFNNDACKSDFTLASARGELTRSQTRSSGLFNADAAALLQATQNIPISSSSQQKEFQQLYQLLIQPIGDLLPTNPDERVIFIPTDDLFYLPFAALQDETGKYLIEKHTIVVSPSIAVLESTHQKRQNLSNSASDILIIGNPQMPKIAPSPGEEPIALKPLPFAEKEAIYIGELLKIQPLIGANATESTVLNRMANARIVHFATHGIFDNQNPLNSGIALTPSGSEDGLLTADQIFGLKLNAELVVLSACDTGLGEITGDGVIGLSRSFLSAGVPSLVVSLWSVDDQATGELMTEFYRNLQTTKDKAQALRQAMLTVKKTNPNPYYWSAFTLMGEAL; encoded by the coding sequence ATGAAACTGCAACATTTAGGATTAACAACCTTATTCACCTTATTAACTACCCTAACCCTAACAGAACATCCCAGCCTGTTTTTCTGGGAATCATTACAAATAGGGAATGGGGTATTTGCCCAAACCGTTACAGAACAAAAAGCAGAAGCAGACCGATTATTAGATCAAGGAGTACAACAATTTGAAAGCAGCCAACATCAAGCCGCAATTCAGTCATGGGAAATGGCATTAAAAATTTATCATGAAATTGGCGATCGCAAGGGAGAAGGGAATACTCTCAACAGTTTAGGCTGGACTTTGTTTAAATTGGGTAATCTTCCTGAAGCAGAAAAACATCTATTCGCGAGTCTTGAAGTTAAAGAATCTCTGCGACAAAATATTAAAGATGATATTAATAAAGTGTCTTTATCCGAAACTCAACGTAGTACCTACAATACACTTCAACAAGTTTTAATTGCTCAAAATAAAATTAATCAAGCTTTAGAAGTTTCTGAACGGGGGCGGGGGAGAGCTTTAGCGGAGTTATTAGCCAAACGAATTACTCCTGATTCCAGCCAGTTTTCTCCGGTAGTTTCTTTAGCACAACTTCAAAAAATTGCTAAACAAGAAAAGGCAACAATCGTTGAATATTCTTGGGTAGGGGATACATTTTCTATAGAGGGTAAACAACAAACCCAAGAATCAGAGTTATATATTTGGGTGATTAAACCAACGGGAGAAATAGAATTTAGACGCTCTGATCTTAAACCGCTATGGCAACAACAAAACACCTCTTTAGGTCGTCTCATTTTTGCAGCCCGTTGTTTTAATAATGATGCCTGTAAAAGTGACTTTACTCTGGCTTCTGCCAGAGGGGAATTAACTCGATCCCAGACCCGCAGTAGTGGTTTATTTAATGCCGATGCTGCTGCTCTATTACAAGCTACTCAAAATATACCGATTTCCTCTTCTTCTCAACAAAAAGAATTTCAACAACTTTATCAACTTTTAATTCAACCCATTGGAGATTTATTACCCACAAATCCCGATGAACGAGTTATTTTTATTCCTACCGATGATTTATTTTATCTGCCCTTTGCTGCCCTACAAGATGAAACTGGAAAATATTTAATCGAAAAACATACTATTGTTGTCTCCCCTTCTATTGCAGTTTTAGAGTCTACCCATCAAAAACGGCAAAATTTATCAAATTCAGCCTCAGATATTCTAATTATTGGCAATCCCCAAATGCCTAAAATTGCACCGAGTCCAGGGGAAGAACCTATAGCTTTAAAACCCTTACCTTTTGCAGAAAAAGAGGCAATTTATATTGGAGAATTATTGAAAATACAACCCTTAATTGGGGCAAATGCAACGGAATCAACGGTATTAAATCGCATGGCAAATGCTCGAATTGTTCATTTTGCCACTCATGGAATATTTGATAACCAAAATCCCTTAAATAGTGGAATAGCCTTAACTCCTTCCGGTTCAGAAGATGGATTATTAACGGCGGATCAAATCTTTGGGTTAAAATTAAATGCAGAATTAGTAGTATTAAGTGCCTGTGATACAGGGTTAGGAGAAATTACTGGAGATGGAGTGATTGGTTTATCTCGTTCGTTTTTGAGTGCGGGAGTTCCCAGTTTAGTTGTGTCGTTGTGGTCAGTGGATGATCAAGCTACAGGGGAATTAATGACAGAATTCTATCGAAATCTACAAACCACAAAAGACAAAGCCCAAGCGTTAAGACAGGCAATGTTAACCGTTAAAAAGACTAATCCGAATCCCTATTATTGGTCAGCGT